Proteins from one Aspergillus nidulans FGSC A4 chromosome VIII genomic window:
- a CDS encoding DEAD/DEAH box helicase (transcript_id=CADANIAT00001803): MVFKPFKPLSIRKPPQPADPTQKPSIKPLETDDGPPAKRPRLFSQDTSNTENTRTTLANQRKPLIQVTNVSEASALTSGGSGDGSAYVDSSLPEARRKPTTKKNKIWDGDGIVSVRDGYVYLQDISGRAMGRAMYGSVLKPGVILSVGGKEVEIDTEIPKEEYLSGKRSLMTKTEAPTPPSLTRPLPSKKTSVPVLMSREKDISRSEISAPSPGLAETRVKESQAANLASRGSISGAYKRPLLESTVMPAASLDEPTPRHDPKQPGALIMKRPGSAPKGKRIVDVVVDPILAKHLRPHQREGVKFLYECVMGMRSFNGEGAILADDMGLGKTLQTITLLWTLLKQNPIYEAAPVIKKALIVCPVTLINNWRREFRKWLGNERIGVFVFDDKRKRLTDFTMGKAYSIMIVGYEKLRSVQEGLARGNGVDIVIADEGHRLKTLQNKSGQAIQSLNATKRIILSGTPIQNDLKEFFAAVDLVNPGVLGSFKSFIKEFEGPIVRSRQPEATEKDIEKGEARNEELRELTSQFMLRRTADILADYLPPKTEYVLFCKPTNTQAKIYQNVLASPVFQGALGNSESALQLITILKKLCNSPSLLSLKDANEKPSETIAAILSSLPPNLLRHFSPSCSAKIRVLDQLLHYLRTSTSEKVVLVSNYTSTLDLLANLLSSLSLPFLRLDGSTPAQKRQSLVEDFNRHPASTCFAFLLSAKAGGTGLNLIGASRLVLFDVDWNPATDIQAMARIHRDGQKHHCHIYRILLQGSLEEKIWQRQVTKIGLADSVMEHKDSVAQFSRDELRDLFRLDVVSKCQTHDLLACGCGGKGYSTASGNDHTPQQEPEGLSEDDDESDISCLKFPTLMKATEVNMEEQERFFATGGRGPRASVLTSKNSGSGNTNSSKQKIKESLSHYVHIDPSLFMPSTSTLENFGAGGLDQVLGDEVLRSLLTDEENRVQFLFKKSTEPEVKQTPFAADDGAGATPKSRTNSTCRSEPEDGAEARAGNGTADSPVDLSD; this comes from the exons ATGGTCTTTAAGCCCTTCAAGCCGCTCTCGATAAGGAAGCCACCTCAGCCTGCCGATCCAACCCAAAAACCATCCATAAAGCCTCTCGAAACCGATGACGGCCCGCCTGCAAAGCGGCCACGACTGTTTTCCCAGGATACAAGCAACACTGAGAACACGCGTACTACGTTAGCGAACCAGAGGAAACCTTTGATTCAGGTCACTAATGTTAGCGAGGCGTCTGCCCTTACTAGCGGCGGAAGTGGCGATGGAAGTGCATATGTAGACTCATCCTTGCCTGAGGCGAG GCGGAAACCCACCAcaaaaaagaacaagattTGGGACGGCGACGGGATTGTCTCAGTGCGAGATGGATACGTCTATCTGCAGGATATCTCGGGGAGGGCTATGGGCCGGGCGATGTATGGTTCTGTCCTGAAGCCGGGCGTCATACTTTCGgtcggaggaaaagaagtTGAAATTGATACGGAGATTCCCAAGGAAGAGTATCTCTCTGGGAAGCGGTCTTTAATGACTAAAACCGAGGCCCCGACGCCGCCATCGCTTACAAGGCCATTACCATCAAAGAAGACGTCTGTTCCCGTGCTGATGAGCCGGGAGAAAGATATATCTCGATCCGAAATATCAGCACCTAGTCCGGGACTGGCCGAGACCCGGGTTAAGGAGAGTCAGGCCGCGAACTTAGCAAGTCGAGGGTCTATTTCAGGGGCTTATAAGAGGCCTTTACTCGAGAGCACGGTTATGCCAGCTGCTTCGTTAGATGAGCCTACTCCCCGCCATGATCCTAAGCAGCCTGGGGCATTGATAATGAAGCGGCCGGGCTCGGCGCCCAAGGGAAAGCGCATAGTGGATGTTGTTGTGGATCCTATTTTGGCAAAACATCTCCGGCCGCACCAGCGCGAGGGCGTGAAGTTCTTGTATGAGTGTGTTATGGGGATGCGATCATTCAATGGCGAAGGCGCGATTCTAGCTGACGACATGGGTTTGGGAAAGACATTACAGACCATCACTCTGCTATGGACTCTACTAAAACAGAATCCGATTTACGAGGCCGCTCCAGTGATTAAGAAAGCTCTTATTGTTTGCCCGGTCACATTGATAAATAACTGGAGGAGAGAATTCCGGAAATGGCTCGGAAACGAGCGGATTGGGGTCTTTGTTTTTGATGATAAGAGGAAGCGATTGACTGACTTTACAATGGGAAAAGCCTATAGCATCATGATCGTCGGCTATGAGAAACTGAGGTCTGTGCAAGAGGGGCTGGCGCGTGGTAATGGTGTCGATATCGTCATTGCAGACGAAGGGCATCGATTGAAAACGCTCCAGAACAAAAGCGGGCAAGCTATCCAATCATTAAACGCTACGAAGAGAATAATCCTCTCGGGTACACCTATCCAAAATGACTTGAAAGAATTCTTTGCCGCAGTGGATCTTGTCAATCCAGGCGTCCTGGGATCGTTCAAGTCCTTCATCAAGGAGTTCGAGGGTCCGATCGTGAGGAGTAGACAGCCTGAAGCTACCGAGAAGGACATTGAAAAGGGAGAGGCCAGAAATGAAGAGCTCCGAGAATTAACATCTCAGTTTATGCTGCGGAGAACGGCCGATATCCTTGCAGATTACCTGCCTCCGAAGACGGAATATGTGCTTTTTTGCAAACCAACCAATACGCAGGCGAAGATATACCAGAACGTGCTTGCTTCGCCAGTCTTTCAGGGCGCCCTGGGTAATTCCGAAAGTGCTCTGCAGCTGATCACGATCCTCAAGAAACTGTGCAATAGTCCATCTCTGCTTTCATTAAAGGATGCCAACGAAAAGCCGAGCGAGACCATCGCTGCCATCTTGTCATCCTTGCCACCTAACCTTCTGCGTCACTTCTCCCCGTCATGCAGTGCTAAGATTCGCGTCCTAGACCAGCTACTCCACTACCTACGCACATCAACCTCTGAAAAGGTTGTGCTTGTCTCAAACTACACTTCAaccctggatcttctcgccaACCTTCTAAGCTCTctctcgcttcctttcctccgCCTTGACGGCTCCACTCCTGCGCAAAAGCGCCAAAGCCTCGTCGAGGACTTTAACCGCCACCCAGCGAGCACTTGCTTTGCATTTCTCCTCTCCGCAAAGGCCGGAGGAACCGGTTTAAACTTGATTGGCGCCAGCCGGCTCGTCCTCTTTGACGTAGACTGGAACCCTGCCACGGACATTCAAGCCATGGCGCGCATCCACCGCGATGGCCAGAAGCATCACTGCCATATCTACCGTATCCTTCTGCAGGGCAGTTTAGAGGAAAAGATATGGCAACGGCAGGTGACGAAGATCGGGCTTGCGGATAGCGTGATGGAGCATAAGGATAGTGTCGCGCAGTTCTCGCGCGACGAACTTCGGGACCTCTTCAGGCTGGATGTGGTGAGTAAATGCCAGACGCATGATCTCCTAGCCTGCGGCTGCGGTGGGAAAGGGTATTCCACCGCTTCAGGTAATGACCATACGCCTCAACAAGAACCGGAAGGActcagtgaagatgatgacgagtcAGACATATCCTGCCTAAAATTTCCAACCCTTATGAAAGCCACTGAAGTGAACatggaagaacaagaacgaTTTTTTGCAACAGGAGGCAGAGGCCCACGTGCGTCAGTATTGACGAGTAAGAACTCTGGCAGCGGGAacaccaacagcagcaagcagaaaataaaagaaagcCTCTCTCACTACGTACACATCGACCCCTCTCTTTTCATGCCATCGACATCGACATTGGAAAACTTTGGGGCTGGGGGTCTTGATCAAGTCCTGGGGGATGAGGTCTTGCGTTCTCTTTTAACAGACGAGGAGAACCGGGTGCAGTTTTTGTTTAAGAAGTCGACGGAGCCCGAGGTGAAGCAAACGCCTTTCgcggccgatgatggcgCCGGGGCGACGCCCAAGTCCAGGACCAACTCCACGTGTAGATCCGAACCCGAAGATGGAGCCGAAGCTAGGGCAGGAAATGGCACGGCGGACTCACCAGTGGATTTATCGGATTAG
- a CDS encoding putative choline transport protein (transcript_id=CADANIAT00001802), with product MAEAAEKMPAVDSAKEEQGSSVEVPVNASGHRQELQRNYGLLSICALAITTGNTWIAQGGSIATALSNGGPSGVIYEFIAVSVCYWMVAASIAELASGMPSAGGVYHWASITAGKYGRVCGFFAGWWNCLAWVFGGASVSAILGQQTVSMYALMHPGFEMKAWHVFVSFIICTWLCCSIVLFLNRFLPQLNNLGGFFILSGVLIVIIVAACMPHVNGVPYATNEDVWRTWTNSTGYSSNGFVFVAGMLNGAYAVGTPDCSTHLAEEIPKPSRNIPKAVLAQMSIGFISALLYMITLFYAVNDLESVLAAPFPLAELYRQATGSKGGGLGLLIITFLPTVINCAGCYITAGRTLWSLARDRATPFPNWTGRINSTMHNPFNATLVCGGVITILACIYVGSTTAFNAFVGCFVQLSSLSYFAAIFPHVLTRRSSFVRGYFWMGNIGYVINVLSCIYILAFVVIFCFPFALPTDAASMNYASLMTGGLTIFVAINWFFRMGSYEGPKFVPLTDRALAEDAK from the exons ATGGCTGAGGCAGCAGAAAAGATGCCCGCGGTCGACTCAGCCAAGGAGGAACAAGGTTCTTCGGTGGAAGTGCCTGTGAATGCGTCCGGCCACCGTCAAGAGCTCCAACGCAATTACGGTCTGCTGAGTATCTGTGCTCTTGCCATCACGACTGGAAACACATGGATTGCCCAGGGAGGAAGTATAGCGACTGCTCTTTCTAATGGAGGCCCGTCTGGAGTTATTTACGAATTTATCGCCGTCTCGGTCTGCTACTGGATGGTGGCTGCATCAATTGCTGAACTGGCGTCAGGAATGCCGTctgctggtggtg TCTATCACTGGGCTTCTATTACTGCTGGGAAGTATGGTCGCGTCTGCGGGTTCTTCGCGGGCTGGTGGAACTGCTTGGCTTGGGTCTTTGGTGGCGCTTCTGTATCCGCCATTCTTGGCCAGCAGACGGTCTCGATGTATGCGCTGATGCACCCCGGATTCGAGATGAAGGCATGGCACGTCTTtgtcagcttcatcatctGTACAtggctctgctgctcgaTCGTCCTATTTTTGAACCGGTTCCTCCCGCAGTTGAATAACCTGGGCGGATTCTTTATTCTCTCTGGTGTGCTCATTGTCATCATTGTCGCCGCCTGCATGCCCCATGTTAATGGCGTGCCGTATGCCACGAATGAGGATGTCTGGCGGACCTGGACGAACTCGACCGGATACTCTAGCAATGGCTTCGTTTTCGTCGCCGGTATGCTGAACGGTGCTTACGCTGTCGGTACACCCGACTGCTCGACCCATCTCGCCGAAGAGATCCCTAAACCCAGCAGAAACATCCCCAAGGCTGTCCTTGCTCAGATGAGTATCGGCTTCATCTCTGCCTTGCTTTACATGATCACGCTTTTTTACGCCGTCAACGATCTCGAGTCTGTTCTGGCCGCGCCTTTCCCTCTCGCTGAGCTCTACCGCCAGGCGACCGGATCCAAGGGCGGCGGTCTTGGTCTCCTGATCATCACCTTCCTCCCTACCGTCATCAACTGCGCCGGTTGCTACATCACTGCGGGCCGTACCCTCTGGTCTCTTGCCCGCGACCGAGCGACTCCCTTCCCCAACTGGACTGGCCGTATCAACTCGACTATGCACAACCCCTTCAATGCCACCCTCGTTTGCGGCGGCGTTATCACAATCCTGGCGTGTATTTATGTTGGTTCCACCACAGCCTTCAATGCTTTCGTTGGCTGCTTCGtccagctctcttctctttcatacttcgccgccatcttcccCCATGTTCTCACTCGCCGCTCGTCCTTTGTCCGTGGCTACTTCTGGATGGGCAATATTGGATACGTCATCAATGTCCTTAGCTGCATTTACATTCTCGCCTTCGTGGTTATCTTCTGTTTCCCCTTCGCTCTGCCCACCGATGCGGCTTCCATGAACTACGCTAGCTTGATGACCGGCGGTCTGACTATCTTCGTGGCCATCAACTGGTTCTTCAGAATGGGTTCATACGAGGGCCCCAAGTTTGTCCCGTTGACTGACAGGGCTCTGGCGGAGGACGCcaaatag
- a CDS encoding uncharacterized protein (transcript_id=CADANIAT00001801): MLHHDKMSSLGAEFGRSFARETWTLYAVGMLGVVLRFIARIRRLGIQNLQWDDYVMVFAVIWYTILCVALNEVASGGGSNLMTQEDIDNLTPEIYDERVKGSKWVFVSEHAFILAIWSMKTCMLIIYARITEGLPQRKWVNYLAIYVALGFIAVELSLFLICRPLSNYWAVPTPNPQCSTFQYYEIIQGCVAITADIAMLLIGLPLLMQVRVPLKQKLILVIIFGMGVFVIVAAILTKVYCLVPELISYVYMNWYFRETTVAILVTNLPLIWSLLRDVFPALKSWTGGSKRGTNRYRSGPWNSNPSGLKHFGTGTGTTHLRSGNEFPMHKYDRSVVVTPQKDMSEVSLEHTYSRGQSDDGSERALQIRQDVTIEVMRESRPPANYHLHDPQP; this comes from the exons AT GTTGCACCACGACAAAATGTCGAGCTTAGGTGCCGAATTCGGCCGGAGTTTTGCTCGGGAAACATGGACTCTCTATGCTGTTGGCATGCTCGGTGTCGTACTGCGATT TATAGCCCGTATACGCCGACTCGGTATCCAGAACCTTCAATGGGATGACTATGTTATGGTCTTCGCGGTCATATGGTACACGATTTTATGCGTTGCGCTTAATGAGGTTGCCTCTGGTGGAGGTTCGAATCTCATGACACAGGAGGACATTGATAACCTCACACCGGAAATCTACGACGAAAGAGTCAAGGGAAGCAAATGGGTGTTCGTCTCAGAGCAcgccttcatcctcgctatATGGTCAATGAAGACATGCATGTTGATCATATACGCCCGTATCAC AGAGGGATTGCCCCAAAGGAAATGGGTCAACTACCTTGCCATCTATGTTGCGCTGGGGTTTATCGCAGTCGAGCTAtccctcttcctcatctgcCGGCCGCTATCAAACTACTGGGCAGTGCCTACTCCCAACC CCCAATGTTCCACTTTTCAATACTACGAGATCATCCAAGGATGCGTGGCTATCACTGCTGATATCGCCATGCTTCTAATCGGACTCCCACTCCTAATGCAAGTTCGTGTCCCGCTCAAGCAGAAATTgatcctcgtcatcatcttcggaATGGGAGTCTTTGTCATTGTTGCCGCCATCTTGACTAAAGTCTACTGCCTCGTCCCGGAGTTGATTTCGTACGTCTACATGAACTGGTATTTCCGAGAAACTACTGTCGCCATTCTCGTCACCAACCTACCTCTCATCTGGTCCCTTCTGCGCGACGTCTTCCCCGCGCTCAAGAGCTGGACAGGGGGCTCGAAACGCGGTACCAACCGCTACCGATCTGGCCCTTGGAACAGCAACCCTTCCGGTCTTAAGCACTTCGGGACCGGCACTGGCACTACCCACCTACGCTCGGGCAACGAGTTCCCAATGCACAAATACGATCGAAGCGTTGTGGTTACACCGCAGAAAGATATGTCCGAGGTCAGCCTGGAACATACCTACTCTCGCGGCCAGAGCGATGACGGCTCAGAACGAGCTCTGCAAATCCGACAAGACGTGACGATTGAGGTCATGCGCGAGTCACGACCACCAGCAAACTATCACCTCCACGACCCGCAACCTTAA
- a CDS encoding uncharacterized protein (transcript_id=CADANIAT00001804), with translation MPQPANSNSPAGRGVSKNPPIKSKPLDIGKPLGLYDTNSVRAKVRKWQQQGGGVITADDVIYYEEDDENASTAESKPKPTNTTTRKRSKSTPRKRLVSDEHWKLNRSSTQAPKAKPPPPRRGRIVPEYTTNEPLRPARSAKGDDKEPPLLSPRLSPRKRRDDIKDGAVSPRALRERRKSHASGDIDSIIEKLEKEHASHNNSSKPSSRPSTADKKRSSTISEPAQSPKKKESTLDYDSEWAASEADFSELSRRRARGAPHTSKHAPAKPPKGGILGQIVDESRKMFSKPEPRPEPPKHPAPNRGAKIEAWLSNTPDPFLDDKNSDVEIPAPLKTRRKKHIEIVDEPTEGDQTRLSSPEPSGGSDLPQKTSKRRVKSGETTSSGERPGSRDDKHTTKGLQRDPSPSLRTRKSSERKTSEKKQGRSPSGTSKDGSRKLDDKERASGAGTQPFESEIPSKDTSESLVQKRQGTWDGSAKTSEGTEKKRTPSQTTFASEERDKVDPDSLAIVSSQMKKLTTHDDLMSVLSTSTTRSRSLRSARSLRSSKDRKPTVADILKELSLDEAKYMRELKTLVGGVIPVLLTCVLSRSDSAIAAGLFRPSANPQDELTFTKPIVNMGVAIERLKLLHKRIPLDAADALLQWAQGAQKVYREYLKAWRLGFKDVVVNLAPLEEGEEVKDADTKSLDDGMSRDENGDIVDGDGQKVDVAYLLKRPLVRLKYLAKTFKGINMLEPSPKAEEISTNYQNLVVEARRRAREERARLEDESAAAIDPSRARDPETLGALTGVTIDKTRRVRARDFFNLSLYHSSGQVIDCRSEILFRDNAAEHGPGGDLLICEVDHADRWLLFPPIDIGCVSARNGDKKGEIVVMIRSPPGRERRFQELLSLEIDEEDVGMEWIQMLGRTPIPPAISRSQSFIERARQRQRAQTVSSPNEVSLAQRTPPSPTNVAIPIGEKPTSSHASRRSWTAKESWSDPSAIDSFAATESQVSSHTDITRQSDCDLTEKESSKPFANTQSILHSRDPRKLVTSDDKSPQGLKRSGAKRISKYGELGPQSPLSPTGASPSTPSRNREEIKRAEQPPSHHQKQATPKTPTRAESTESPRVSSVPSADLPSIPKLRQGSSTSYIPDPEPEEEYDIYYNLLPETPTKSKRHSCSGSESDASNGDGPPPPPPHSRSPSSTGSSLPGTPILSPTAGRMRRRGSSPLKHEYEPSTASDSYSDSDTSTVRRYDMYSDSDSVTDSSDEDSEDEIPSRVRSRTSRGVSRLEEQESDLSTLSLTNSTSQAGYRSVPSQPSKSSSAFATVFAWSDKGSWESIFPDECKVIISPGLVEAYEMKDDPLANGDNAPNNVRPIIALELTPLVPIRRGTAIDISIRSPPTPRSRVSWSNNIMFRSRNAEECEVLYGLINQARTNNPTYIALQNARGPLDDIPAPLERATKSSGFFGWPRRRKSYRASASPRSLADNSESSVGTMSSAFSALKRFGAGSKMFSISRSSVSSRKKDAEGSLYSSSAASGGFNSGGIGRIAAAIKGVDGIGLSNAKIRLYARETQSKWRDMGAARLTIMPAPSRRSSAEHHQADTATTTPDENPEASTDAISPPSSGAASPQRVMEQRNKKRIIIRGKTRGEVLLDVCLDESCFERVARTGIAVSVREEDEDGPPVTEKGGVTIGSSRVYMIQMKGEAEAAYTFGLVGKMKY, from the coding sequence ATGCCGCAGCCTGCCAATTCCAACTCCCCCGCCGGCCGCGGGGTCAGCAAAAATCCGCCGATAAAATCAAAGCCCCTCGATATTGGGAAACCGTTGGGGCTCTACGACACCAACTCCGTGCGAGCCAAGGTCCGTAAGTGGCAGCAACAGGGCGGCGGAGTGATTACCGCCGACGATGTTATTTActacgaggaggatgatgagaatgCTTCCACTGCCGAGTCGAAGCCGAAGCCTACAAACACTACAACGAGGAAGCGAAGCAAGAGTACCCCGCGAAAACGGTTGGTTAGTGATGAACACTGGAAGCTGAATCGATCGTCAACGCAGGCGCCCAAAGCCAaacctccaccaccgagaCGTGGGCGTATAGTCCCGGAGTACACCACAAACGAACCATTACGTCCAGCGCGATCAGCAAAAGGAGACGATAAAGAGCCGCCTCTACTGTCTCCGCGGTTGTCTCCACGAAAGCGACGAGACGACATTAAAGACGGTGCGGTTTCGCCACGGGCACTTCGAGAGAGACGGAAATCGCATGCGTCCGGCGATATTGATTCCATTatcgagaagctggagaaggagcatgCGTCACATAATAATTCGTCCAAGCCGTCATCACGCCCTTCAACAGCTGATAAGAAGCGGTCCAGCACAATTTCAGAACCCGCGCAAAgtccaaaaaaaaaggaatcAACCCTCGACTACGACTCTGAATGGGCTGCCAGTGAGGCAGACTTTTCTGAATTATCGAGGCGACGTGCACGCGGCGCACCTCATACTTCGAAACATGCTCCAGCAAAGCCACCCAAGGGTGGCATTCTTGGACAGATTGTAGACGAATCGAGGAAGATGTTTAGTAAACCAGAGCCAAGGCCGGAGCCACCCAAGCATCCGGCTCCGAATCGAGGTGCCAAAATTGAAGCATGGCTGTCCAACACGCCTGACCCATTCTTGGACGATAAGAATTCGGATGTCGAAATACCCGCGCCGCTGAAGACTAGAAGGAAGAAACACATTGAAATTGTGGACGAGCCAACAGAAGGAGACCAAACTCGATTGTCTAGTCCTGAACCTTCGGGAGGCAGCGATCTCCCGCAGAAAACTTCCAAGCGGCGAGTAAAGAGTGGAGAGACTACGTCTAGCGGCGAGCGACCAGGGTCGAGAGATGATAAACATACTACCAAGGGGTTGCAGAGAGATCCTTCGCCGTCTCTCCGGACAAGGAAATCTAGCGAGAGGAAAACTAGCGAAAAGAAGCAGGGCAGGTCACCCTCTGGCACCAGCAAAGATGGTAGccgcaagctcgatgatAAAGAAAGAGCATCTGGTGCTGGAACCCAACCATTTGAGTCTGAAATTCCAAGCAAGGACACCTCTGAATCGCTGGTTCAAAAACGACAGGGAACCTGGGACGGGTCAGCAAAAACGTCCGAAGGTACCGAGAAAAAAAGGACTCCTTCTCAAACTACTTTCGCAAGTGAGGAAAGAGACAAGGTGGATCCAGATTCGCTAGCTATCGTTTCCTCGCAAATGAAGAAACTTACAACGCATGACGACTTGATGTCTGTTCTTTCAACATCAACCACAAGAAGCAGGAGTCTCCGGTCTGCGAGGAGTCTCCGGAGCAGCAAAGATAGAAAACCCACAGTCGCCGATATTCTGAAAGAACTATCCCTGGATGAAGCAAAGTATATGCGCGAGCTCAAGACCCTTGTGGGCGGAGTGATCCCGGTTCTTCTGACATGTGTTCTTTCTCGCTCTGACTCGGCCATTGCTGCTGGCCTCTTTCGCCCTTCTGCGAACCCTCAGGATGAGCTCACTTTCACCAAGCCAATTGTGAACATGGGTGTTGCCATTGAACGACTGAAACTGTTACACAAGCGTATTCCACTTGATGCTGCAGATGCCTTACTTCAATGGGCACAGGGAGCACAGAAGGTTTACCGCGAATACCTCAAGGCTTGGAGATTAGGGTTCAAAGATGTGGTGGTTAATCTAGCCCCGCtagaagaaggggaagaggtaAAGGACGCCGATACTAAGAGTCTCGATGACGGCATGTCTAGAGATGAGAATGGTGACATTGTGGATGGAGACGGACAGAAGGTTGATGTTGCCTATTTGCTGAAGCGGCCGCTGGTACGCTTGAAATACCTCGCAAAGACTTTCAAAGGCATCAACATGCTAGAGCCGTCCCCCAAAGCCGAAGAGATATCTACGAACTATCAAAACCTTGTAGTAGAGGCTCGTCGACGTGCGCGAGAAGAAAGGGCTAGGCTTGAGGACGAGTCGGCTGCCGCTATTGACCCAAGTCGCGCTCGTGATCCTGAGACCTTGGGAGCGTTGACGGGTGTCACCATCGACAAGACTCGCAGAGTTCGTGCCCGCGATTTCTTCAACCTGTCACTCTACCATTCAAGTGGCCAGGTTATCGACTGTCGTTCTGAGATTCTGTTTCGTGATAACGCTGCTGAGCATGGTCCTGGTGGAGATTTGCTTATATGCGAAGTTGACCATGCAGACCGTTGGTTGCTCTTCCCTCCCATAGATATCGGATGCGTTTCTGCGCGCAATGGAGATAAAAAGGGAGAGATTGTGGTTATGATTCGCAGCCCGCCTGGACGGGAACGGCGCTTTCAAGAACTCTTATCGCTCGAAatcgatgaggaagatgtaGGCATGGAATGGATTCAAATGCTTGGTAGAACACCTATTCCACCTGCTATCTCCCGGTCTCAGAGCTTTATTGAACGCGCAAGGCAACGACAACGCGCGCAAACGGTGTCTTCGCCAAATGAAGTCTCTTTGGCTCAGCGAACTCCTCCAAGCCCAACGAACGTTGCCATTCCCATTGGAGAGAAACCAACGTCCTCCCATGCATCGCGACGCTCCTGGACTGCTAAGGAATCATGGTCAGATCCCAGCGCCATTGATTCGTTCGCAGCTACCGAATCTCAGGTCTCATCACATACTGATATTACACGCCAATCAGACTGTGATCTCACAGAGAAAGAGTCATCTAAGCCTTTCGCAAATACCCAATCGATTCTTCATTCCAGGGACCCGCGAAAGCTTGTTACTAGTGATGATAAGTCCCCTCAAGGTctcaagcgctccggcgcAAAGAGAATATCTAAATATGGTGAACTCGGCCCCCAGAGCCCTCTCTCGCCTACGGGTGCGTCTCCTTCGACTCCGTCACGGAATCGGGAAGAAATCAAACGCGCGGAGCAACCTCCATCGCACCATCAGAAACAAGCCACCCCAAAGACCCCCACTAGAGCGGAATCGACGGAGAGTCCGCGAGTTTCCTCAGTGCCTTCAGCGGATCTGCCTTCTATTCCCAAGCTCCGCCAAGGTAGTAGTACTTCATACATACCAGATCccgagccagaagaagagtaTGATATATACTACAACCTTCTTCCCGAAACTCCAACAAAGAGCAAGAGGCATTCTTGTTCCGGCTCCGAATCTGACGCGTCAAACGGAGATGGGCCtccaccgcctcctccccattCGCGCTCGCCCAGTTCCACCGGCTCTAGCCTGCCAGGCACCCCGATTCTGAGTCCAACTGCTGGACGAATGAGACGGCGGGGTTCTTCACCTCTGAAACACGAATATGAACCTTCCACCGCGTCCGATTCTTACTCTGACTCTGATACCTCTACCGTGCGCCGCTATGACATGTATTCTGATTCGGATAGCGTTACGGACAGTTCAGATGAGGACTCAGAGGACGAAATCCCCTCTAGAGTACGGTCAAGGACCTCTCGAGGGGTCTCCCGGCTTGAGGAGCAAGAATCGGACCTGAGTACTCTATCGTTGACGAATTCGACAAGTCAGGCCGGTTATCGATCCGTCCCATCCCAGCCAAGCAAgtcgtcttctgctttcgccACTGTTTTTGCTTGGTCGGATAAGGGCTCTTGGGAAAGCATCTTCCCAGATGAATGCAAGGTCATTATCAGCCCTGGGCTTGTTGAAGCCTATGAAATGAAGGATGACCCGCTTGCAAATGGCGATAACGCACCGAATAATGTTCGCCCGATTATTGCTCTCGAATTGACGCCGCTGGTCCCTATACGCCGTGGTACAGCCATCGATATTAGCATTCGCTCTCCTCCAACCCCGCGGTCCAGAGTCAGCTGGAGCAATAATATCATGTTCCGCTCCAGGAACGCGGAGGAATGTGAGGTTCTATATGGcctgatcaaccaagccCGCACTAACAACCCGACATACATCGCTCTACAAAACGCTCGAGGACCGTTGGACGACATTCCAGCTCCATTAGAGCGTGCGACTAAGAGCTCCGGCTTCTTTGGCTGGCCCCGCCGCAGAAAGAGCTACCGTGCCTCTGCCTCTCCGCGCTCCCTCGCAGACAACTCTGAAAGTAGCGTAGGCACCATGAGCAGCGCTTTCTCCGCTCTAAAACGCTTCGGTGCGGGAAGCAAGATGTTCAGCATCTCCCGGTCCTCCGTCAGTTCACGCAAGAAGGACGCCGAGGGAAGCTTATATTCTAGTTCCGCCGCCTCCGGTGGATTCAACAGCGGTGGCATCGGCCGCATCGCAGCAGCCATCAAGGGTGTCGACGGAATTGGCCTCTCAAACGCGAAGATCCGCCTCTACGCCCGCGAAACCCAGTCCAAATGGCGCGATATGGGTGCCGCCCGGCTGACGATCATGCCCGCACCCTCACGACGCTCATCGGCTGAACACCACCAAGCAGACACCGCAACAACTACGCCTGATGAGAACCCAGAAGCAAGCACAGACGCGATCAGCCCGCCATCCTCCGGCGCTGCCTCGCCGCAACGGGTCATGGAGCAGCGCAACAAGAAACGCATCATCATCCGCGGGAAAACACGCGGCGAAGTCCTCCTTGACGTTTGCTTGGATGAGAGCTGCTTCGAGCGCGTCGCAAGAACAGGTATTGCCGTTTCTGTACgtgaggaggacgaagacgggcCCCCTGTTACTGAAAAGGGTGGTGTCACCATTGGAAGTTCTCGTGTTTACATGATTCAGATGAAaggtgaagccgaagcggcgTACACATTTGGACTTGTCGGGAAGATGAAGTATTAG